The Leptidea sinapis chromosome 15, ilLepSina1.1, whole genome shotgun sequence genome window below encodes:
- the LOC126968369 gene encoding uncharacterized protein LOC126968369 isoform X1 gives MALLTAVCVLSAVFVCANGHVALTFPPARKYDLDFLDNSRTKPPCGMPKGSIKTSFLAGSTFIVHWHLAYAHRGGFSLRILDELERPVLDLTPRAGGTEFVRDDPTAQKYEVRLPGDFTCSNCTLQLQREAAEWGSSYRFWSCADIDILTRKEYHETCSGKGFHILGRCKCNKMYSGSRCQFSDECSEDTECGLRGKCVDVHSTESPTKMCYCPHGFYGKGCNKKSPWKDKNVNLEQYSKKQLSKDYTLYWRVIKDMHEVEFVMMVNGTSYAALGWRPKGLKKECKNFPVLGPPLDKPNTPEPELLPKPEPKAEPEPSTNSNEAKSEHSTIETKREPKAEPNPEPTSEPKPEPSSEPKPEPSSEPQPEPASEPNPEPTSEPRPEPSSEPEPEPSSEPKPEPSSEPEPEPSSEPKPEPSSEPKPEPTSEPKPEPSTESYFENDRNKRVAMHTLDGIDFKNLGNDVTVKTSISYKVSSSKGRKKRAVDEAEKSNLETSTIIEIETENYPKPIPTQPTKFRPKSFKPKSKLSPSTPLPPYESSQLKPEPIPEPSSEPTLETNSDLPFEPKPEPTQPKLESSPEPEPTSEPNPTTENSSKAHTIEPKSEPEPTSEPNSEPEPKSEPNPEPNSEPSPKPEPTSEPSPEPSSEPSPEPEPTSEPRPEPTSEPKSEPTAEPKPEPSSEPNPEPNPEPTSEPTSEPSPEPTDADADNLLVKGLNEESGYFPSHEYVPKFDFNPMDCTDIVIGTARGNYHRVLDYYTRDRSTPRVDTFWGGHDDITASSGFEENGVTTIMFRKKIKAKEPTDHSLVDDLMHVIWARGQEPGKYVHSPPAGVSGGDFYRADELKYHGHGDQRGLLSMNFFEETKSPSAGGVSPLDNDKCGAQYKIPASCDVSNNTCDYVASWEYLGQKRGKDSVRFTIRTKQSKYWTGIGFSNDRRMSQTDAIVGWVDSRSGRPFLMDAWLVGYSAPRMDRQDVSQATGQLVDGTTTLSFVRKRDTGDSKDLAFTDTQCLYMMFVTGGGGYDPVNKRMSKHTQVPIVSDDRICIKPCGPEPLEEEQTTEIVLPGSHTYAMLIRITGLADNFKPPAVGSREYEELATQVVDSLAGEFAKIKGYKGIVVNGFMQNETKAIIAELTLKSLESNTIEGSSARSLDGAVSPAQNDTEQDSDMTKWEKVVKDTLAQGRVGNLNVDPEFLVFEPESITTAAGGEDGVREPVAGAALRLWVVVGCVCALLLLAVLQAVCTLAHAQSAKNKDKLISSTVWKDYNSANTNYAFEPFDTDTYRNRTPGPRARPTSPPPPRPDAMAGKMNGHKTSNGHKAGSPNGHNMNPNGHHAANGSKHASSPGRVVKTPTGTATKKFPNSAAQFYHDTRSLQRPRSQFGSTYDPSSGSTRSGRDRERTYSLPRGSHGHPHGSHEPQPDFYFMPSQRKHEGEIVRVYVTPRN, from the exons ATGGCGTTGCTGACAGCTGTGTGTGTGCTAAGTGCTGTGTTTGTGTGTGCCAATGGACACGTAGCGTTAACTTTCCCACCCGCTAGGAAATATGATTTGGACTTTTTAGATAATTCTCGGACTAAGCCCCCTTGCGGAATGCCCAAAG gATCAATAAAAACTTCATTTCTAGCGGGATCCACATTTATAGTACATTGGCATTTAGCCTACGCGCATCGA gGTGGTTTTAGTTTAAGAATATTAGACGAATTAGAAAGGCCCGTGTTAGATCTGACTCCACGGGCGGGAGGAACGGAGTTTGTCAGAGATGACCCCAC AGCCCAGAAGTATGAAGTTAGGCTGCCAGGTGACTTCACGTGCTCTAACTGCACTCTTCAGCTGCAGAGAGAAGCAGCGGAGTGGGGCTCCAGCTATCGGTTCTGGTCGTGCGCGGACATCGACATACTCACGC GTAAGGAATACCACGAGACATGCTCCGGGAAGGGCTTCCATATCCTGGGCAGATGTAAGTGCAACAAGATGTACAGCGGCTCCCGGTGCCAGTTCTCAGACGAGTGCTCGGAGGACACGGAGTGCGGCCTGCGCGGCAAGTGTGTGGACGTGCACTCCACAGAGTCTCCCACCAAGATGTGCTACTGTCCTCACGGCTTCTACGGAAAGGGCTGTAATAAGA AATCCCCATGGAAGGACAAGAATGTAAACCTGGAGCAGTACAGCAAGAAGCAACTGTCCAAAGACTACACCCTGTACTGGCGCGTCATCAAGGACATGCACGAAGTGGAGTTTGTGATGATGGTCAACGGGACGTCCTACGCCG CACTTGGTTGGCGACCAAAAGGATtgaaaaaagagtgcaaaaactTCCCTGTTCTTGGACCGCCTTTAGATAAAC CTAACACACCGGAGCCAGAGCTACTCCCGAAACCGGAACCTAAAGCAGAGCCCGAGCCTAGTACGAATTCTAACGAGGCTAAATCCGAGCATTCAACCATTGAAACAAAACGTGAACCGAAAGCAGAACCAAATCCCGAACCAACTTCTGAACCAAAGCCGGAACCAAGTTCTGAACCTAAGCCGGAACCAAGTTCTGAACCACAACCGGAACCTGCTTCTGAACCAAATCCAGAACCTACTTCTGAACCAAGACCCGAACCGAGTTCTGAACCTGAACCCGAACCGAGTTCTGAACCAAAACCTGAACCGAGTTCTGAACCAGAACCCGAACCGAGTTCTGAACCAAAACCAGAACCGAGTTCTGAACCAAAACCAGAACCGACATCTGAGCCAAAACCAGAGCCAAGCACGGAATCATATTTTGAGAACGACAGGAACAAACGCGTCGCCATGCATACTCTAGATGGGATTGATTTTAAGAACCTGGGCAATGACGTCACAGTTAAAACCAGCATTTCCTACAAAGTGTCAAGTTCTAAAG GACGTAAAAAACGAGCAGTAGATGAAGCTGAAAAATCAA atttGGAAACTTCAACAATCATAGAGATTGAAACGGAAAATTATCCAAAACCCATACCAACACAGCCCACTAAATTTAGGCCTAAATCATTTAAACCTAAATCTAAACTTAGTCCAAGTACCCCACTACCACCTTACGAAAGCTCACAACTTAAACCAGAACCAATCCCTGAACCTAGTTCCGAGCCGACTTTAGAAACTAATTCTGACTTGCCTTTTGAACCAAAACCTGAACCTACACAGCCAAAACTAGAATCAAGCCCAGAACCTGAACCAACATCCGAACCTAATCCTACAACTGAAAACTCGTCTAAGGCACATACTATTGAACCAAAATCTGAACCTGAACCGACCTCCGAACCAAATTCAGAACCAGAACCAAAATCCGAACCAAATCCAGAACCAAACTCCGAACCGAGTCCTAAGCCAGAACCTACCTCAGAACCAAGTCCTGAACCTTCCTCAGAACCAAGTCCTGAGCCAGAACCCACATCCGAACCAAGACCTGAACCCACTTCCGAACCAAAATCAGAACCTACAGCCGAACCGAAACCAGAACCAAGTTCCGAACCAAATCCTGAACCAAACCCCGAACCCACATCCGAACCCACTTCCGAACCAAGTCCTGAGCCTACAGACGCTGACGCCGACAATTTGCTAGTGAAAGGATTGAACGAAGAATCAG GCTACTTTCCGTCCCATGAATACGTACCCAAGTTCGATTTCAACCCCATGGACTGTACCGATATCGTGATTGGCACTGCCAGAGGTAACTACCACAGAGTGCTGGATTATTACACTCGGGACAG ATCGACTCCTCGCGTGGACACGTTCTGGGGAGGCCACGACGACATAACTGCTTCGTCTGGGTTCGAGGAAAACGGTGTCACCACCATTATGTTCAGAAAAAAGATTAAG GCCAAAGAACCGACTGACCATTCACTGGTTGACGACTTGATGCATGTAATCTGGGCTCGCGGTCAGGAGCCGGGCAAGTATGTGCACTCTCCCCCTGCCGGGGTCAGTGGGGGGGACTTCTACCGTGCTGACGAGCTCAAGTATCACGGCCACGGAGACCAGCGGGGACTGCTCTCTATGAACTTTTTTG AAGAAACAAAAAGTCCATCAGCCGGGGGCGTGAGTCCGCTCGATAACGATAAATGCGGCGCGCAGTATAAGATCCCGGCTTCCTGTGACGTCAGCAACAACACTTGCGACTACGTCGCGTCATGGGAGTATCTGGGTCAGAAGAGAGGCAAGGACTCCGTGCGGTTCACGATCCGGACCAAGCAGAGCAAGTACTGGACCGGCATCGGGTTCAGCAATGATAGGAGAATG TCCCAAACAGACGCGATAGTGGGGTGGGTGGACTCGCGATCTGGGCGTCCGTTCCTCATGGATGCCTGGCTGGTGGGCTACTCCGCGCCCAGGATGGACCGTCAGGATGTCAGCCAGGCCACCGGCCAGCTCGTGGACGGAACCACCACGCTGTCCTTCGTGAGGAAACGGGATACCGGCGACAGTAAG GACCTGGCGTTCACGGACACCCAATGCTTATACATGATGTTCGTGACGGGGGGCGGCGGGTACGATCCTGTCAACAAGAGGATGAGCAAGCACACCCAGGTCCCCATCGTATCCGACGACAGAATCTGCATCAAGCCTTGTGGACCTG agcCTTTAGAAGAAGAACAAACAACAGAGATAGTGTTGCCAGGTTCCCACACGTACGCCATGTTGATCCGCATCACGGGACTGGCTGACAACTTCAAGCCTCCAGCGGTGGGCAGTCGGGAGTACGAGGAGTTGGCAACACAAGTCGTGGACAGCTTGGCGGGAGAATTCGCCAAGATTAAGGGATATAAGGGCATCGTTGTTAACGGTTTTATGCA AAACGAAACCAAAGCCATTATAGCAGAACTCACGCTCAAATCATTGGAATCAAACACAATTGAAGGTTCAAGCGCACGCTCGCTAGATGGCGCTGTCTCACCGGCGCAGAATGACACTGAACAGGACAGCGATATGACTAAATGGGAGAAAGTTGTCAAGGACACCCTAGCGCAAGGAAGAGTTGGAAATCTGAACGTTGATCCCGAATTTCTCGTGTTTGAACCGGAAAGTA TCACCACGGCGGCGGGAGGGGAGGACGGTGTGCGGGAGCCGGTGGCGGGCGCAGCACTACGGCTGTGGGTCGTGGTAGGCTGCGTGTGCGCACTGCTACTGTTGGCCGTGCTACAGGCTGTCTGCACCCTCGCACACGCGCAATCTGCCAAAAACAAG GACAAGTTAATATCGAGCACAGTTTGGAAGGATTACAATTCGGCGAACACCAACTACGCCTTCGAGCCGTTTGATACAGACACGTACAGGAACAGAACCCCCGGCCCCCGCGCGAGACCTACCTCCCCGCCCCCGCCCAGACCTGACGCCATGGCCGGGAAGATGAACGGCCACAAGACATCTAATGGACATAAAG CAGGGAGCCCCAACGGTCATAACATGAACCCCAACGGTCATCACGCCGCGAACGGCTCCAAACATGCCTCCAGCCCCGGCCGCGTGGTGAAAACTCCTACCGGCACTGCTACCAAGAAATTCCCCAACAGCGCGGCTCAGTTCTACCACGACACTCGGTCACTGCAACGACCCAGGAGTCAGTTTGG
- the LOC126968369 gene encoding uncharacterized protein LOC126968369 isoform X2 produces MALLTAVCVLSAVFVCANGHVALTFPPARKYDLDFLDNSRTKPPCGMPKGSIKTSFLAGSTFIVHWHLAYAHRGGFSLRILDELERPVLDLTPRAGGTEFVRDDPTAQKYEVRLPGDFTCSNCTLQLQREAAEWGSSYRFWSCADIDILTRKEYHETCSGKGFHILGRCKCNKMYSGSRCQFSDECSEDTECGLRGKCVDVHSTESPTKMCYCPHGFYGKGCNKKSPWKDKNVNLEQYSKKQLSKDYTLYWRVIKDMHEVEFVMMVNGTSYAALGWRPKGLKKECKNFPVLGPPLDKPNTPEPELLPKPEPKAEPEPSTNSNEAKSEHSTIETKREPKAEPNPEPTSEPKPEPSSEPKPEPSSEPQPEPASEPNPEPTSEPRPEPSSEPEPEPSSEPKPEPSSEPEPEPSSEPKPEPSSEPKPEPTSEPKPEPSTESYFENDRNKRVAMHTLDGIDFKNLGNDVTVKTSISYKVSSSKGRKKRAVDEAEKSNLETSTIIEIETENYPKPIPTQPTKFRPKSFKPKSKLSPSTPLPPYESSQLKPEPIPEPSSEPTLETNSDLPFEPKPEPTQPKLESSPEPEPTSEPNPTTENSSKAHTIEPKSEPEPTSEPNSEPEPKSEPNPEPNSEPSPKPEPTSEPSPEPSSEPSPEPEPTSEPRPEPTSEPKSEPTAEPKPEPSSEPNPEPNPEPTSEPTSEPSPEPTDADADNLLVKGLNEESGYFPSHEYVPKFDFNPMDCTDIVIGTARGNYHRVLDYYTRDRSTPRVDTFWGGHDDITASSGFEENGVTTIMFRKKIKAKEPTDHSLVDDLMHVIWARGQEPGKYVHSPPAGVSGGDFYRADELKYHGHGDQRGLLSMNFFEETKSPSAGGVSPLDNDKCGAQYKIPASCDVSNNTCDYVASWEYLGQKRGKDSVRFTIRTKQSKYWTGIGFSNDRRMSQTDAIVGWVDSRSGRPFLMDAWLVGYSAPRMDRQDVSQATGQLVDGTTTLSFVRKRDTGDSKDLAFTDTQCLYMMFVTGGGGYDPVNKRMSKHTQVPIVSDDRICIKPCGPEPLEEEQTTEIVLPGSHTYAMLIRITGLADNFKPPAVGSREYEELATQVVDSLAGEFAKIKGYKGIVVNGFMQNETKAIIAELTLKSLESNTIEGSSARSLDGAVSPAQNDTEQDSDMTKWEKVVKDTLAQGRVGNLNVDPEFLVFEPESITTAAGGEDGVREPVAGAALRLWVVVGCVCALLLLAVLQAVCTLAHAQSAKNKDKLISSTVWKDYNSANTNYAFEPFDTDTYRNRTPGPRARPTSPPPPRPDAMAGKMNGHKTSNGHKAGSPNGHNMNPNGHHAANGSKHASSPGRVVKTPTGTATKKFPNSAAQFYHDTRSLQRPRSQFGSTYDPSSGSTRSGRDRERTYSLPRGSHGHPHGSHEPQPDFYFMPSQRKHEEF; encoded by the exons ATGGCGTTGCTGACAGCTGTGTGTGTGCTAAGTGCTGTGTTTGTGTGTGCCAATGGACACGTAGCGTTAACTTTCCCACCCGCTAGGAAATATGATTTGGACTTTTTAGATAATTCTCGGACTAAGCCCCCTTGCGGAATGCCCAAAG gATCAATAAAAACTTCATTTCTAGCGGGATCCACATTTATAGTACATTGGCATTTAGCCTACGCGCATCGA gGTGGTTTTAGTTTAAGAATATTAGACGAATTAGAAAGGCCCGTGTTAGATCTGACTCCACGGGCGGGAGGAACGGAGTTTGTCAGAGATGACCCCAC AGCCCAGAAGTATGAAGTTAGGCTGCCAGGTGACTTCACGTGCTCTAACTGCACTCTTCAGCTGCAGAGAGAAGCAGCGGAGTGGGGCTCCAGCTATCGGTTCTGGTCGTGCGCGGACATCGACATACTCACGC GTAAGGAATACCACGAGACATGCTCCGGGAAGGGCTTCCATATCCTGGGCAGATGTAAGTGCAACAAGATGTACAGCGGCTCCCGGTGCCAGTTCTCAGACGAGTGCTCGGAGGACACGGAGTGCGGCCTGCGCGGCAAGTGTGTGGACGTGCACTCCACAGAGTCTCCCACCAAGATGTGCTACTGTCCTCACGGCTTCTACGGAAAGGGCTGTAATAAGA AATCCCCATGGAAGGACAAGAATGTAAACCTGGAGCAGTACAGCAAGAAGCAACTGTCCAAAGACTACACCCTGTACTGGCGCGTCATCAAGGACATGCACGAAGTGGAGTTTGTGATGATGGTCAACGGGACGTCCTACGCCG CACTTGGTTGGCGACCAAAAGGATtgaaaaaagagtgcaaaaactTCCCTGTTCTTGGACCGCCTTTAGATAAAC CTAACACACCGGAGCCAGAGCTACTCCCGAAACCGGAACCTAAAGCAGAGCCCGAGCCTAGTACGAATTCTAACGAGGCTAAATCCGAGCATTCAACCATTGAAACAAAACGTGAACCGAAAGCAGAACCAAATCCCGAACCAACTTCTGAACCAAAGCCGGAACCAAGTTCTGAACCTAAGCCGGAACCAAGTTCTGAACCACAACCGGAACCTGCTTCTGAACCAAATCCAGAACCTACTTCTGAACCAAGACCCGAACCGAGTTCTGAACCTGAACCCGAACCGAGTTCTGAACCAAAACCTGAACCGAGTTCTGAACCAGAACCCGAACCGAGTTCTGAACCAAAACCAGAACCGAGTTCTGAACCAAAACCAGAACCGACATCTGAGCCAAAACCAGAGCCAAGCACGGAATCATATTTTGAGAACGACAGGAACAAACGCGTCGCCATGCATACTCTAGATGGGATTGATTTTAAGAACCTGGGCAATGACGTCACAGTTAAAACCAGCATTTCCTACAAAGTGTCAAGTTCTAAAG GACGTAAAAAACGAGCAGTAGATGAAGCTGAAAAATCAA atttGGAAACTTCAACAATCATAGAGATTGAAACGGAAAATTATCCAAAACCCATACCAACACAGCCCACTAAATTTAGGCCTAAATCATTTAAACCTAAATCTAAACTTAGTCCAAGTACCCCACTACCACCTTACGAAAGCTCACAACTTAAACCAGAACCAATCCCTGAACCTAGTTCCGAGCCGACTTTAGAAACTAATTCTGACTTGCCTTTTGAACCAAAACCTGAACCTACACAGCCAAAACTAGAATCAAGCCCAGAACCTGAACCAACATCCGAACCTAATCCTACAACTGAAAACTCGTCTAAGGCACATACTATTGAACCAAAATCTGAACCTGAACCGACCTCCGAACCAAATTCAGAACCAGAACCAAAATCCGAACCAAATCCAGAACCAAACTCCGAACCGAGTCCTAAGCCAGAACCTACCTCAGAACCAAGTCCTGAACCTTCCTCAGAACCAAGTCCTGAGCCAGAACCCACATCCGAACCAAGACCTGAACCCACTTCCGAACCAAAATCAGAACCTACAGCCGAACCGAAACCAGAACCAAGTTCCGAACCAAATCCTGAACCAAACCCCGAACCCACATCCGAACCCACTTCCGAACCAAGTCCTGAGCCTACAGACGCTGACGCCGACAATTTGCTAGTGAAAGGATTGAACGAAGAATCAG GCTACTTTCCGTCCCATGAATACGTACCCAAGTTCGATTTCAACCCCATGGACTGTACCGATATCGTGATTGGCACTGCCAGAGGTAACTACCACAGAGTGCTGGATTATTACACTCGGGACAG ATCGACTCCTCGCGTGGACACGTTCTGGGGAGGCCACGACGACATAACTGCTTCGTCTGGGTTCGAGGAAAACGGTGTCACCACCATTATGTTCAGAAAAAAGATTAAG GCCAAAGAACCGACTGACCATTCACTGGTTGACGACTTGATGCATGTAATCTGGGCTCGCGGTCAGGAGCCGGGCAAGTATGTGCACTCTCCCCCTGCCGGGGTCAGTGGGGGGGACTTCTACCGTGCTGACGAGCTCAAGTATCACGGCCACGGAGACCAGCGGGGACTGCTCTCTATGAACTTTTTTG AAGAAACAAAAAGTCCATCAGCCGGGGGCGTGAGTCCGCTCGATAACGATAAATGCGGCGCGCAGTATAAGATCCCGGCTTCCTGTGACGTCAGCAACAACACTTGCGACTACGTCGCGTCATGGGAGTATCTGGGTCAGAAGAGAGGCAAGGACTCCGTGCGGTTCACGATCCGGACCAAGCAGAGCAAGTACTGGACCGGCATCGGGTTCAGCAATGATAGGAGAATG TCCCAAACAGACGCGATAGTGGGGTGGGTGGACTCGCGATCTGGGCGTCCGTTCCTCATGGATGCCTGGCTGGTGGGCTACTCCGCGCCCAGGATGGACCGTCAGGATGTCAGCCAGGCCACCGGCCAGCTCGTGGACGGAACCACCACGCTGTCCTTCGTGAGGAAACGGGATACCGGCGACAGTAAG GACCTGGCGTTCACGGACACCCAATGCTTATACATGATGTTCGTGACGGGGGGCGGCGGGTACGATCCTGTCAACAAGAGGATGAGCAAGCACACCCAGGTCCCCATCGTATCCGACGACAGAATCTGCATCAAGCCTTGTGGACCTG agcCTTTAGAAGAAGAACAAACAACAGAGATAGTGTTGCCAGGTTCCCACACGTACGCCATGTTGATCCGCATCACGGGACTGGCTGACAACTTCAAGCCTCCAGCGGTGGGCAGTCGGGAGTACGAGGAGTTGGCAACACAAGTCGTGGACAGCTTGGCGGGAGAATTCGCCAAGATTAAGGGATATAAGGGCATCGTTGTTAACGGTTTTATGCA AAACGAAACCAAAGCCATTATAGCAGAACTCACGCTCAAATCATTGGAATCAAACACAATTGAAGGTTCAAGCGCACGCTCGCTAGATGGCGCTGTCTCACCGGCGCAGAATGACACTGAACAGGACAGCGATATGACTAAATGGGAGAAAGTTGTCAAGGACACCCTAGCGCAAGGAAGAGTTGGAAATCTGAACGTTGATCCCGAATTTCTCGTGTTTGAACCGGAAAGTA TCACCACGGCGGCGGGAGGGGAGGACGGTGTGCGGGAGCCGGTGGCGGGCGCAGCACTACGGCTGTGGGTCGTGGTAGGCTGCGTGTGCGCACTGCTACTGTTGGCCGTGCTACAGGCTGTCTGCACCCTCGCACACGCGCAATCTGCCAAAAACAAG GACAAGTTAATATCGAGCACAGTTTGGAAGGATTACAATTCGGCGAACACCAACTACGCCTTCGAGCCGTTTGATACAGACACGTACAGGAACAGAACCCCCGGCCCCCGCGCGAGACCTACCTCCCCGCCCCCGCCCAGACCTGACGCCATGGCCGGGAAGATGAACGGCCACAAGACATCTAATGGACATAAAG CAGGGAGCCCCAACGGTCATAACATGAACCCCAACGGTCATCACGCCGCGAACGGCTCCAAACATGCCTCCAGCCCCGGCCGCGTGGTGAAAACTCCTACCGGCACTGCTACCAAGAAATTCCCCAACAGCGCGGCTCAGTTCTACCACGACACTCGGTCACTGCAACGACCCAGGAGTCAGTTTGG